In the genome of Ornithorhynchus anatinus isolate Pmale09 chromosome 9, mOrnAna1.pri.v4, whole genome shotgun sequence, one region contains:
- the CDCA7 gene encoding cell division cycle-associated protein 7 isoform X2, producing MGPFGEPQRDLSIKKNFKRFRNVKLISMETSSSSDDSCDSFASDNFANTKLKSHDERRRTRSQMKHPAPLRVALKFPSRDTKGKNRDKPSRPKSPVPSVSHSDSDSEDEKGSSFLEKRALNIKENKAMLAKLMSELQSIPGLFTGRRSLSCASPSKPVSRRSFPRGPSRRNPERSTRPHTRSRSLIDGPPTPPPEEEDFEDKYSLVRKRKTIDGYLEEDQGPRRGRPGTMTLPHIVRPVEEITEEELDNICGSSREKIYNRSLGSTCHQCRQKTIDTKTNCRNPDCFGVRGQFCGPCLRNRYGEEVRSALLDPNWHCPPCRGICNCSFCRQRDGRCATGVLVYLAKYHGFGNVHAYLKSLKREFEMEA from the exons ATGGGTCCCTTCGGCGAGCCG CAAAGAGATCTTTCTATAAAGAAGAACTTCAAAAGATTCCGAAACGTGAAACTGATTTCCATGGAAACCTCATCATCCTCTGATGACAGTTGTGACAGTTTTGCTTCTGATAATTTTgcaaacaca AAACTGAAATCACATGAtgaaaggaggaggacaaggagtcaGATGAAGCACCCAGCTCCTTTGCGAGTCGCCCTGAAGTTTCCCAGTCGAGATacaaaggggaagaacagagataAACCATCCCGCCCCAAATCACCAGTGCCTAGTGTGTCACACTCTGATTCTGATTCAGAAGATGAGAAAGGATCCAGCTTTTTGGAGAAAAGAGCTTTAAACATAAAAGAAAACAAGGCAATG CTTGCAAAACTAATGTCAGAATTACAAAGCATCCCTGGTTTGTTCACTGGGAGAAGATCACTGTCATGTGCTAGTCCA TCAAAGCCAGTTTCCAGGCGTTCATTCCCAAGAGGTCCTTCACGGAGGAACCCTGAACGAAGCACTCGTCCTCACACCAGATCCAGGTCTCTAATTGATGgccccccaactcctccaccagaagaagaggattttgaagataaaTACAGCTTagtgagaaagaggaagacaATAGATGGATACTTGGAG GAAGATCAAGGACCTCGAAGGGGTCGCCCGGGTACCATGACCCTTCCTCACATTGTGCGTCCAGTGGAAGAAATCACTGAAGAAGAGCTGGATAACATCTGCGGCTCCTCCCGGGAGAAGATCTACAATCGATCATTA GGTTCCACCTGTCATCAGTGTCGTCAGAAAACAATCGACACCAAAACCAACTGCAGGAATCCAGATTGTTTCGGAGTGCGAGGCCAATTCTGCGGCCCCTGCCTGCGTAATCGTTATGGTGAAGAGGTTAGGTCCGCGTTACTGGACCCA AATTGGCACTGCCCACCATGTCGTGGAATCTGTAACTGCAGCTTTTGTCGACAGCGTGATGGGCGATGTGCCACAGGGGTGCTGGTTTATTTGGCTAAGTACCATGGATTTGGAAATGTCCACGCTTACTTGAAGAG TCTGAAACGTGAATTTGAAATGGAGGCCTAA
- the CDCA7 gene encoding cell division cycle-associated protein 7 isoform X1 — translation MGPFGEPQRDLSIKKNFKRFRNVKLISMETSSSSDDSCDSFASDNFANTKPKFRSDISEELANVFYEDSDNESFCGFSESEVQDKMGNCGIFQKPKFRPDITKELANIFLTDSDDESFCGFSESEIRDGMKLKSHDERRRTRSQMKHPAPLRVALKFPSRDTKGKNRDKPSRPKSPVPSVSHSDSDSEDEKGSSFLEKRALNIKENKAMLAKLMSELQSIPGLFTGRRSLSCASPSKPVSRRSFPRGPSRRNPERSTRPHTRSRSLIDGPPTPPPEEEDFEDKYSLVRKRKTIDGYLEEDQGPRRGRPGTMTLPHIVRPVEEITEEELDNICGSSREKIYNRSLGSTCHQCRQKTIDTKTNCRNPDCFGVRGQFCGPCLRNRYGEEVRSALLDPNWHCPPCRGICNCSFCRQRDGRCATGVLVYLAKYHGFGNVHAYLKSLKREFEMEA, via the exons ATGGGTCCCTTCGGCGAGCCG CAAAGAGATCTTTCTATAAAGAAGAACTTCAAAAGATTCCGAAACGTGAAACTGATTTCCATGGAAACCTCATCATCCTCTGATGACAGTTGTGACAGTTTTGCTTCTGATAATTTTgcaaacaca aaACCCAAATTCAGGTCAGATATCAGTGAAGAACTGGCAAACGTTTTTTATGAGGATTCTGATAATGAATCATTCTGTGGGTTTTCAGAAAGTGAGGTTCAAGATAAAATGGGGAATTGTGGAATTTTTCAGAAACCCAAATTCAGGCCAGATATCACTAAAGAACTGGCTAATATTTTTCTTACGGACTCTGATGATGAATCCTTCTGCGGTTTTTCAGAAAGTGAGATACGTGATGGAATG AAACTGAAATCACATGAtgaaaggaggaggacaaggagtcaGATGAAGCACCCAGCTCCTTTGCGAGTCGCCCTGAAGTTTCCCAGTCGAGATacaaaggggaagaacagagataAACCATCCCGCCCCAAATCACCAGTGCCTAGTGTGTCACACTCTGATTCTGATTCAGAAGATGAGAAAGGATCCAGCTTTTTGGAGAAAAGAGCTTTAAACATAAAAGAAAACAAGGCAATG CTTGCAAAACTAATGTCAGAATTACAAAGCATCCCTGGTTTGTTCACTGGGAGAAGATCACTGTCATGTGCTAGTCCA TCAAAGCCAGTTTCCAGGCGTTCATTCCCAAGAGGTCCTTCACGGAGGAACCCTGAACGAAGCACTCGTCCTCACACCAGATCCAGGTCTCTAATTGATGgccccccaactcctccaccagaagaagaggattttgaagataaaTACAGCTTagtgagaaagaggaagacaATAGATGGATACTTGGAG GAAGATCAAGGACCTCGAAGGGGTCGCCCGGGTACCATGACCCTTCCTCACATTGTGCGTCCAGTGGAAGAAATCACTGAAGAAGAGCTGGATAACATCTGCGGCTCCTCCCGGGAGAAGATCTACAATCGATCATTA GGTTCCACCTGTCATCAGTGTCGTCAGAAAACAATCGACACCAAAACCAACTGCAGGAATCCAGATTGTTTCGGAGTGCGAGGCCAATTCTGCGGCCCCTGCCTGCGTAATCGTTATGGTGAAGAGGTTAGGTCCGCGTTACTGGACCCA AATTGGCACTGCCCACCATGTCGTGGAATCTGTAACTGCAGCTTTTGTCGACAGCGTGATGGGCGATGTGCCACAGGGGTGCTGGTTTATTTGGCTAAGTACCATGGATTTGGAAATGTCCACGCTTACTTGAAGAG TCTGAAACGTGAATTTGAAATGGAGGCCTAA